Within the Malassezia vespertilionis chromosome 3, complete sequence genome, the region GGGAAACCCGAGGTGCGTGTCCTGCTCAAGAGTGCATTGGATGACAAGGTCATGgacgcacttgcgcaaATGTACTGGACGGATGGGCGCGTCGTGGAACTGACCGAGCTTGGGAATCGCCGGCGAGGATCGCCTGAAGAGCTCGACCCCGTCTGGATGCACAAGCTCGATGCCAGCACAGGAACAGTGACCAAGTGCGGTGTCGGCCGCCTCAGtacgcagctcgtcgccaATACAATTCGCGCAcagctggagcagctcgcgctggcAGAGCCACTGAACTACCACCACGAAACGGTGGAGCGTATTGTTGCGTTCGGCACTGCGCTCCTGACCGAGCGCTTTGGCGTCACCGCCGACCAAGTTGAGAACTGTATCAAACCATACAAGTACGAAGTCGACGTCGACGGCCGCGAGTGGGAAGAAGGGCGCAAACAGTCGGAAATACTCATGCGGAACGAGTTGGACATGTGCAATGAGGCACACGATCGACTCAAGAAGCTTGTAGGCGGTCGTCGTCTCCGCGGTGCTGTGGAATATATTtcgcagctcgagcagcgcgaaaaagatCGCATagcacagcgcatcgagcacaCTGGCGACCCCGAGCAGGCGATCCAGACGCTCGACGACCAAAACGATCCTACTCGTCCTGGGTTCAATGCTGCGCTCTTGATGAAGGCCCGAGAGGCTCGTTTCCTCGAAAACCGTGCAGGGATTCTGCACATGCGCATGCTTGCTCTGCGATCGCGCCGTTGCAAGGCAGGGCCACAGAGCAAGGTGTTCTGCCCCGAAACCTTTCTGGATGTCGTCGCGGATAAACTCACCCAAACGGCAGTCATGTTTATCAATATCGAGCTCTTGGCCGAGTTCTTTTACCAGTTTCCGCGCGAAATCGACGCGCGGTTGGGCTATGACATGACCAACGAACAAATGGTGGAGTTCGCCCGGCAGAACCCGTCTATTCGCAGTCACCTCGACTTGCAGCACCGCAAGATGAAGCTTGATGATGTGATGACGAAACTGACCGAGCTCACGCAACTTTACCAGGGCAAGCATCCCAAGAAACACCAGTCGTCTAGGTGGCTATTTTTTTAGTGAATCGATACCATTGTAATGCTATAATGTAGCCCGGCGTACTCCCAAAGTGCGTTGCAatcgcgctcgaggcatAGTGCCCTGGCTGTGTGGGCCACAAACCAgggccgcacgcgcgggATAGCATGGTCGACAGCCCCTCTCTCATGCACAAGACAGAAAGGCAGGGCCGTGTCCCACGCTTCGTTGTTGGCGGGCTATGACTCAAACTCCGGCCAAGGTAGTAGCAGGAATCCTGCGGGCTCGGTGCTCTTAAGACCCGTCGTCTTGCTGACGCGTTACACTCTGACAATCGAAGACGTTGCTACTGCGACGCACTGTACATTGCATTCCTGTCTACTATCTGTTCGGTCAGCCGCTGAACAAAAAGGGAGCTGGCTCAGCATGTCGATGCACGTCAACGGTCGTCGAAATTTTTGTCAAAAAATCGAGCCTCGGTCAAGAGATGCCATTTGTGTGCTACGCACAGCTCATCATTGCCGCTCCTCGACACACGTACCTCTGCATGCATGGCCAGgtgcgggcggcgcgcggcctACCATCATGTCACGTGATTTCAAATGCAATTGCAGTTCTGCAGAGCTACCACCTGGGCCAGTGCCGTCTTCTTGCAACATCATCAACCATGGCCGCTGCTATTGTGtcgaagaggaggaagGTATGtagcgcttgtgcatgaAGAATGCGAGACTAACCCACACTAGTTCGTCGCCGACGGTGTCTTTACTGCTGAGCTCAACGAGTTCTTCACTCGCGAGCTTGCAGCCGAGGGTTACTCTGGCTGTGTAGTCCGTGTCAACCACGTCCGCACCGAGATCATTATCCGTGCCACGCACACGCAGGAGGTGCTGGGTGACAAGGGTCGCCGCATCCGCGAGCTTACCTCGCTTATCCGCCAGCGCTACCGCTTCCCCGAGGGCTCGCTTGAGCTCTACGCCGAAAAAGTTCAGAACCGTGGTCTCCACGCAGTTGCCCAGTGTGAGTCTCTGCGCAACAAGCTTCTCGGTGGTCTCCCCGTCCGCCGTGCTGCCTACGgtgtgctgcgctttgTCATGGAGTCTGGCGCCAAGGGTTGCGAAGTGATTGTCTCTGGTAAGCtccgcgctgcgcgcgccaagacgaTGAAGTTTACCGACGGTCTCATGGTCCACACTGGTCAGCCCGTCAAGGACTTTGTGGAGTCTGCTACCCGCCACGTCCTGATGAAGCAGGGTGTGCTCGGCATCAAGGTAAAGATCATGCTTGGCTGGGACCCCGAGGGCCGTATCGGCCGTCCTTTCCCCCTGCCGGACGCGGTCACCATTCTGGAACCCAAGGAGGAGGACCCGGTTGTTACGCCCATGTCCGAGTCGCGCAACCAGCCTGCTGCTATCGAACCGGCGCAAGGCGAGACCGCTCCCGACCAC harbors:
- the RPS3 gene encoding 40S ribosomal protein S3 (EggNog:ENOG503NU07; COG:J; BUSCO:EOG092647L7) — protein: MAAAIVSKRRKFVADGVFTAELNEFFTRELAAEGYSGCVVRVNHVRTEIIIRATHTQEVLGDKGRRIRELTSLIRQRYRFPEGSLELYAEKVQNRGLHAVAQCESLRNKLLGGLPVRRAAYGVLRFVMESGAKGCEVIVSGKLRAARAKTMKFTDGLMVHTGQPVKDFVESATRHVLMKQGVLGIKVKIMLGWDPEGRIGRPFPLPDAVTILEPKEEDPVVTPMSESRNQPAAIEPAQGETAPDHQAAAQPVAF